The following are encoded in a window of Gossypium raimondii isolate GPD5lz chromosome 13, ASM2569854v1, whole genome shotgun sequence genomic DNA:
- the LOC105782871 gene encoding uncharacterized protein LOC105782871 isoform X2 has translation MNGLHLLSSPSINSFKLDGRDTQKGPQPDHIPYAAMPFRTRSLPGSNVQQQFRNKPLPNNTTQLSYTSSPHSSNDSSAVTSKGSNATMFIDCPKEDKSAKRNSQKKGRKKGKHKKKHLCDVDSMESEVCAEYTSGSSTSEICESSSGVVTSSQSQNICRGDIDEVETSESIAPSQAHKFSGEHHTDSSEIGSEDQQLSRCQGDIKRRHPSHHKVFSDMHDSLVLDSISVGSNSEEGISGGHIVNPFNDYNHEISQLEVSGSSTNKGSLYRENSSCSISRTCDYTEETKHGMARKSFDGRKVAPSKKDKQFKSVPGKLGSTWNLHTRTGVENGYSVWQRVQKNSVEKCNTELKKTSPVCSQFDVALKDAPLQKRNCNNASSLTTLPITNDKRKLKNKVPKKLKRKVSPSPKQESGIYSRKESLPNKVNLNAYAKTSIPKGGIFDDLSLMDDNGVIKNHSRSSSQPGYARVDSLKSESVSDFEVGLSSMEPCENVCDAASGFNIQDSIEKNSHVPSDQSTLVEAETPVYLPHLMVNGVARTEKSSVAENGKQSHNLGSVLWKWIPIGIKDCGFTSSRSANSSFEHGNGLGPDVEDRTSKNNSFEEKFASCSKNLSPSMNVGRMNSSIRNKTKEENLSAGANDLNKIAKALNDGYKAQMASEAVQMTSGGPIAEFERLLHFCSPVICHSYSSVRCQHCLLDKVPTALLCRHETPNIPLGCLWPWYEKHGSYGLEIKAEDYENPKRLGIDQVEFRAYFVPFLSAVQLFRNTKTYSTPRGSEACDTDPNDQSQVNDTKSVDMELVFEYFESEQPHQRRALYETIQQLVNDDVSPRCKMYGDPVHLNSINMLDLHPRSWYSVAWYPIYRIPDGNFRAAFLTYHSLSHFVRRSSKFDYASTVDACIVSPVVGLKSYNAQGECWFRPRHATTNITYENLGLSPSRILKERSRTLEETASLMARAVVIKGNRTSVNRHPDYEFFVSRQR, from the exons ATGAATGGCCTCCATCTCCTCTCCTCTCCCTCCATTAATTCCTTCAAGCTTGATGGTCGCGACACTCAAAAAGGGCCTCAACCTGATCACATTCCTTATGCTGCCATGCCTTTTAGAACCAGAAGCTTGCCTGGTTCCAATGTGCAACAACAATTTCGAAACAAGCCCCTTCCCAATAACACTACTCAATTGTCCTACACTTCTTCCCCTCATAGTTCCAATGATTCCTCTGCCGTTACGTCCAAAGGATCCAATGCTACTATGTTCATTGATTGTCCCAAGGAAGACAAGTCTGCCAAGAGAAATTCGCAAAAgaagggaagaaagaaagggaAGCATAAAAAGAAACATTTGTGCGATGTTGACTCCATGGAATCAGAGGTTTGTGCGGAGTACACCTCTGGAAGTTCAACATCTGAGATCTGTG AGAGTAGCAGTGGTGTTGTTACAAGTTCTCAGTCACAAAATATATGCAGAGGTGACATTGATGAAGTCGAAACATCAGAGTCTATTGCACCTTCTCAAGCTCACAAGTTTTCAGGGGAGCATCATACGGATAGCTCCGAAATCGGTAGCGAGGATCAGCAGCTTTCTAGGTGTCAAGGAGATATAAAGAGGAGACATCCTTCACATCACAAGGTTTTCTCAGACATGCATGATTCTCTAGTGTTGGACTCAATTTCTGTTGGTTCAAACAGCGAAGAAGGGATAAGTGGTGGTCATATTGTCAATCCATTTAATGACTACAATCATGAAATCAGTCAATTAGAGGTATCAGGTTCAAGTACCAACAAGGGGTCTTTGTATCGAGAAAACTCATCGTGTAGCATTTCAAGAACTTGTGATTATACTGAGGAAACCAAGCATGGTATGGCTCGGAAAAGCTTTGATGGCCGAAAGGTTGCACCAAGCAAGAAGGATAAGCAGTTTAAATCTGTTCCTGGGAAACTTGGAAGCACATGGAACTTGCACACTCGAACAGGAGTCGAGAACGGTTATTCTGTTTGGCAAAGGGTTCAAAAGAACAGTGTAGAGAAATGCAACACCGAGTTGAAGAAAACAAGCCCCGTCTGCTCACAGTTTGACGTCGCTCTAAAGGATGCTCCATTgcagaaaagaaattgtaataATGCTTCCAGTCTAACAACCTTACCTATTACCAATGACAAAAGGAAGCTAAAGAACAAGGTTCCTAAGAAGCTGAAGAGAAAAGTTAGTCCTTCTCCGAAACAAGAAAGCGGCATTTATTCCAGGAAAGAGTCTCTTCCCAACAAGGTAAACTTAAATGCTTATGCAAAGACTAGCATCCCAAAAGGTGGAATATTTGATGACTTGTCTTTGATGGATGACAATGgagtaattaaaaatcattcaaGGTCTAGTTCTCAGCCTGGTTATGCAAGGGTTGATTCCCTGAAATCCGAATCAGTTAGTGACTTTGAAGTTGGTCTAAGCAGCATGGAACCATGTGAAAATGTCTGTGATGCTGCTTCTGGTTTCAATATTCAAGACAGCATAGAGAAAAACTCGCATGTCCCTTCAGACCAGTCAACTTTAGTTGAGGCGGAAACTCCGGTTTACCTCCCTCATCTGATGGTGAATGGTGTTGCTCGAACAGAAAAAAGTTCTGTTGCTGAAAATGGCAAGCAGAGTCATAACTTGGGGTCTGTTCTCTGGAAATGGATACCTATTGGGATAAAGGATTGTGGATTTACATCTTCTCGATCTGCCAATTCATCATTCGAACATGGTAATGGACTGGGACCAGATGTAGAAGACAGAACTAGTAAGAATAATAGCTTTGAAGAGAAATTTGCTTCATGTTCTAAGAATCTTTCTCCTTCAATGAATGTTGGAAGAATGAATAGCAGCATTAGGAATAAAactaaagaagaaaatttatcaGCAGGTGCAAATGATTTAAACAAGATAGCAAAGGCATTGAATGATGGCTATAAGGCACAAATGGCATCTGAAGCTGTTCAGATGACTAGTGGTGGCCCCATTGCTGAGTTTGAAAGGCTTCTTCACTTTTGTTCTCCAGTCATTTGCCATTCATACAGTTCAGTAAGGTGTCAACATTGCTTACTAGACAAGGTTCCTACTGCTCTATTATGCAGACATGAGACACCAAACATCCCATTGGGATGTTTATGGCCATGGTATGAGAAACATGGAAGTTATGGATTAGAAATAAAGGCAGAAGATTACGAAAACCCAAAGCGTTTGGGCATCGATCAGGTCGAATTCCGTGCCTACTTTGTGCCTTTCTTGTCAGCAGTTCAACTCTTTAGGAACACTAAAACTTATTCCACCCCTAGAGGTTCAGAGGCTTGTGATACGGATCCAAACGATCAGTCGCAAGTAAATGATACGAAATCTGTTGACATGGAACtagtttttgaatattttgaatcTGAACAGCCTCATCAAAGACGAGCATTATACGAAAC GATACAACAACTGGTTAATGATGATGTATCTCCTCGATGCAAAATGTATGGGGATCCAGTTCATCTCAACTCCATAAACATGCTTGATTTGCATCCTCGATCTTG GTATTCTGTTGCATGGTATCCTATTTATAGAATTCCAGACGGAAATTTTCGTGCCGCATTTCTGACTTACCATTCACTCAGCCATTTCGTTCGTAGAAGTTCCAAGTTTGATTATGCTAGTACCGTGGATGCATGTATTGTCTCTCCTGTTGTGGGTCTAAAGAGCTACAATGCTCAG GGGGAATGCTGGTTCCGACCGAGACACGCTACAACGAACATTACGTATGAAAACCTGGGCCTTAGCCCTTCTAGAATACTGAAGGAGCGATCAAGGACACTGGAGGAGACTGCATCACTTATGGCAAGGGCGGTTGTCATCAAGGGAAATCGGACATCAGTAAACAGACACCCCGATTATGAGTTCTTCGTGTCTAGGCAACGATAG
- the LOC105782874 gene encoding codeine O-demethylase codes for MGSSSSYTEDDFSTSAFDPSTFSVQELVKLAAPDFTIPQPFVRINQQPPSLSVTTPLPPTIDMSRLLLEDDHQNLELHKLHSTCQDWGIFQLVNHGVSSSLLEKLKHEVEEFYRLPLEEKLKYKIREGELEGYGRRMRADGKYDWVDTFNIITNPLHRRSPHLFPQLPPSLRSTMECYLSELQKLATKLIGFMGKALKIKEKEMMKLIDDGMQAVRMAYYPPCPQPESVMGLIPHSDMTVLTILNQLNGVDGLEVKKNGLWFPFNVNPDAFVVNVGDIFQIFSNGVYHSVEHKVICNKERERITVTFNLSPNFEAEVGPSLSLINAENPPLFRRVGMEEYFKQFFTLKIYGKKYLDYMRIQPSENGD; via the exons ATGGGGTCATCATCATCATACACGGAAGATGATTTTAGCACCTCTGCCTTCGATCCTTCAACATTTAGCGTCCAGGAACTTGTTAAATTAGCAGCACCGGATTTCACAATCCCACAACCATTTGTTCGTATAAACCAACAACCTCCTTCCTTGTCTGTCACCACTCCTTTGCCACCAACTATCGACATGTCTCGTTTGCTTTTGGAAGATGACCACCAGAACCTTGAGCTCCACAAGTTGCACTCTACTTGCCAAGACTGGGGCATCTTTCAG TTGGTGAACCATGGGGTTAGCTCATCACTGCTGGAGAAACTGAAGCACGAGGTGGAGGAATTTTATAGGCTGCCATTGGAAGAGAAACTGAAATACAAAATAAGGGAAGGAGAGTTGGAAGGGTATGGAAGGAGGATGAGAGCAGATGGCAAATATGATTGGGTTGACACTTTCAATATTATCACTAACCCACTCCATAGGCGCAGCCCTCATCTCTTCCCACAACTACCTCCTTCTTTAAG AAGTACGATGGAGTGTTACTTATCGGAACTCCAAAAGCTTGCCACAAAACTTATTGGTTTCATGGGAAAAGcattgaaaattaaagaaaaggagaTGATGAAGTTGATTGATGATGGGATGCAAGCGGTGAGGATGGCATATTATCCTCCATGTCCACAACCAGAGTCGGTGATGGGTCTTATTCCACACTCTGATATGACTGTCCTCACTATCCTAAACCAACTTAATGGAGTGGATGGCCTTGAGGTTAAAAAAAATGGCCTTTGGTTCCCTTTCAACGTCAACCCAGATGCTTTTGTGGTCAATGTTGGAGACATTTTCCAG ATATTTAGCAACGGGGTTTATCACAGCGTTGAACACAAGGTTATTTGCaataaagagagagaaagaataACAGTTACCTTCAACTTGAGTCCTAACTTTGAGGCGGAGGTAGGGCCTTCATTGAGTCTTATAAATGCAGAAAACCCTCCATTGTTTAGAAGGGTGGGAATGGAGGAATACTTCAAACAGTTCTTCACCCTCAAGATctatggaaaaaaatatttggattataTGAGGATTCAACCTTCTGAAAATGGCGACTGA
- the LOC105782871 gene encoding uncharacterized protein LOC105782871 isoform X1, producing the protein MSCGVRGNHLHNNNQKVTEVGKGNSLQLNGYRRSPQDSRISSFNFRNIDQRCAILTFPTLESDGQWRIVALPLQYFDHTNRFGTGTQVNMNGLHLLSSPSINSFKLDGRDTQKGPQPDHIPYAAMPFRTRSLPGSNVQQQFRNKPLPNNTTQLSYTSSPHSSNDSSAVTSKGSNATMFIDCPKEDKSAKRNSQKKGRKKGKHKKKHLCDVDSMESEVCAEYTSGSSTSEICESSSGVVTSSQSQNICRGDIDEVETSESIAPSQAHKFSGEHHTDSSEIGSEDQQLSRCQGDIKRRHPSHHKVFSDMHDSLVLDSISVGSNSEEGISGGHIVNPFNDYNHEISQLEVSGSSTNKGSLYRENSSCSISRTCDYTEETKHGMARKSFDGRKVAPSKKDKQFKSVPGKLGSTWNLHTRTGVENGYSVWQRVQKNSVEKCNTELKKTSPVCSQFDVALKDAPLQKRNCNNASSLTTLPITNDKRKLKNKVPKKLKRKVSPSPKQESGIYSRKESLPNKVNLNAYAKTSIPKGGIFDDLSLMDDNGVIKNHSRSSSQPGYARVDSLKSESVSDFEVGLSSMEPCENVCDAASGFNIQDSIEKNSHVPSDQSTLVEAETPVYLPHLMVNGVARTEKSSVAENGKQSHNLGSVLWKWIPIGIKDCGFTSSRSANSSFEHGNGLGPDVEDRTSKNNSFEEKFASCSKNLSPSMNVGRMNSSIRNKTKEENLSAGANDLNKIAKALNDGYKAQMASEAVQMTSGGPIAEFERLLHFCSPVICHSYSSVRCQHCLLDKVPTALLCRHETPNIPLGCLWPWYEKHGSYGLEIKAEDYENPKRLGIDQVEFRAYFVPFLSAVQLFRNTKTYSTPRGSEACDTDPNDQSQVNDTKSVDMELVFEYFESEQPHQRRALYETIQQLVNDDVSPRCKMYGDPVHLNSINMLDLHPRSWYSVAWYPIYRIPDGNFRAAFLTYHSLSHFVRRSSKFDYASTVDACIVSPVVGLKSYNAQGECWFRPRHATTNITYENLGLSPSRILKERSRTLEETASLMARAVVIKGNRTSVNRHPDYEFFVSRQR; encoded by the exons ATGTCTTGTGGCGTTCGAGGAAACCATCTTCATAATAATAATCAGAAAGTGACAGAAGTGGGGAAGGGTAATAGTTTGCAGCTCAATGGTTATAGAAGATCACCCCAg GATTCCAgaatttcttctttcaattttaGGAACATTGATCAGAG GTGTGCCATATTGACATTCCCAACACTTGAGTCTGATGGGCAGTGGAGAATTGTTGCATTACCCTTGCAATATTTTGATCACACTAACCGTTTCGGAACTGGAACTCAGGTGAACATGAATGGCCTCCATCTCCTCTCCTCTCCCTCCATTAATTCCTTCAAGCTTGATGGTCGCGACACTCAAAAAGGGCCTCAACCTGATCACATTCCTTATGCTGCCATGCCTTTTAGAACCAGAAGCTTGCCTGGTTCCAATGTGCAACAACAATTTCGAAACAAGCCCCTTCCCAATAACACTACTCAATTGTCCTACACTTCTTCCCCTCATAGTTCCAATGATTCCTCTGCCGTTACGTCCAAAGGATCCAATGCTACTATGTTCATTGATTGTCCCAAGGAAGACAAGTCTGCCAAGAGAAATTCGCAAAAgaagggaagaaagaaagggaAGCATAAAAAGAAACATTTGTGCGATGTTGACTCCATGGAATCAGAGGTTTGTGCGGAGTACACCTCTGGAAGTTCAACATCTGAGATCTGTG AGAGTAGCAGTGGTGTTGTTACAAGTTCTCAGTCACAAAATATATGCAGAGGTGACATTGATGAAGTCGAAACATCAGAGTCTATTGCACCTTCTCAAGCTCACAAGTTTTCAGGGGAGCATCATACGGATAGCTCCGAAATCGGTAGCGAGGATCAGCAGCTTTCTAGGTGTCAAGGAGATATAAAGAGGAGACATCCTTCACATCACAAGGTTTTCTCAGACATGCATGATTCTCTAGTGTTGGACTCAATTTCTGTTGGTTCAAACAGCGAAGAAGGGATAAGTGGTGGTCATATTGTCAATCCATTTAATGACTACAATCATGAAATCAGTCAATTAGAGGTATCAGGTTCAAGTACCAACAAGGGGTCTTTGTATCGAGAAAACTCATCGTGTAGCATTTCAAGAACTTGTGATTATACTGAGGAAACCAAGCATGGTATGGCTCGGAAAAGCTTTGATGGCCGAAAGGTTGCACCAAGCAAGAAGGATAAGCAGTTTAAATCTGTTCCTGGGAAACTTGGAAGCACATGGAACTTGCACACTCGAACAGGAGTCGAGAACGGTTATTCTGTTTGGCAAAGGGTTCAAAAGAACAGTGTAGAGAAATGCAACACCGAGTTGAAGAAAACAAGCCCCGTCTGCTCACAGTTTGACGTCGCTCTAAAGGATGCTCCATTgcagaaaagaaattgtaataATGCTTCCAGTCTAACAACCTTACCTATTACCAATGACAAAAGGAAGCTAAAGAACAAGGTTCCTAAGAAGCTGAAGAGAAAAGTTAGTCCTTCTCCGAAACAAGAAAGCGGCATTTATTCCAGGAAAGAGTCTCTTCCCAACAAGGTAAACTTAAATGCTTATGCAAAGACTAGCATCCCAAAAGGTGGAATATTTGATGACTTGTCTTTGATGGATGACAATGgagtaattaaaaatcattcaaGGTCTAGTTCTCAGCCTGGTTATGCAAGGGTTGATTCCCTGAAATCCGAATCAGTTAGTGACTTTGAAGTTGGTCTAAGCAGCATGGAACCATGTGAAAATGTCTGTGATGCTGCTTCTGGTTTCAATATTCAAGACAGCATAGAGAAAAACTCGCATGTCCCTTCAGACCAGTCAACTTTAGTTGAGGCGGAAACTCCGGTTTACCTCCCTCATCTGATGGTGAATGGTGTTGCTCGAACAGAAAAAAGTTCTGTTGCTGAAAATGGCAAGCAGAGTCATAACTTGGGGTCTGTTCTCTGGAAATGGATACCTATTGGGATAAAGGATTGTGGATTTACATCTTCTCGATCTGCCAATTCATCATTCGAACATGGTAATGGACTGGGACCAGATGTAGAAGACAGAACTAGTAAGAATAATAGCTTTGAAGAGAAATTTGCTTCATGTTCTAAGAATCTTTCTCCTTCAATGAATGTTGGAAGAATGAATAGCAGCATTAGGAATAAAactaaagaagaaaatttatcaGCAGGTGCAAATGATTTAAACAAGATAGCAAAGGCATTGAATGATGGCTATAAGGCACAAATGGCATCTGAAGCTGTTCAGATGACTAGTGGTGGCCCCATTGCTGAGTTTGAAAGGCTTCTTCACTTTTGTTCTCCAGTCATTTGCCATTCATACAGTTCAGTAAGGTGTCAACATTGCTTACTAGACAAGGTTCCTACTGCTCTATTATGCAGACATGAGACACCAAACATCCCATTGGGATGTTTATGGCCATGGTATGAGAAACATGGAAGTTATGGATTAGAAATAAAGGCAGAAGATTACGAAAACCCAAAGCGTTTGGGCATCGATCAGGTCGAATTCCGTGCCTACTTTGTGCCTTTCTTGTCAGCAGTTCAACTCTTTAGGAACACTAAAACTTATTCCACCCCTAGAGGTTCAGAGGCTTGTGATACGGATCCAAACGATCAGTCGCAAGTAAATGATACGAAATCTGTTGACATGGAACtagtttttgaatattttgaatcTGAACAGCCTCATCAAAGACGAGCATTATACGAAAC GATACAACAACTGGTTAATGATGATGTATCTCCTCGATGCAAAATGTATGGGGATCCAGTTCATCTCAACTCCATAAACATGCTTGATTTGCATCCTCGATCTTG GTATTCTGTTGCATGGTATCCTATTTATAGAATTCCAGACGGAAATTTTCGTGCCGCATTTCTGACTTACCATTCACTCAGCCATTTCGTTCGTAGAAGTTCCAAGTTTGATTATGCTAGTACCGTGGATGCATGTATTGTCTCTCCTGTTGTGGGTCTAAAGAGCTACAATGCTCAG GGGGAATGCTGGTTCCGACCGAGACACGCTACAACGAACATTACGTATGAAAACCTGGGCCTTAGCCCTTCTAGAATACTGAAGGAGCGATCAAGGACACTGGAGGAGACTGCATCACTTATGGCAAGGGCGGTTGTCATCAAGGGAAATCGGACATCAGTAAACAGACACCCCGATTATGAGTTCTTCGTGTCTAGGCAACGATAG
- the LOC105782873 gene encoding pentatricopeptide repeat-containing protein At2g13600, giving the protein MDRKKLLLSVLGKYPNLKKLKKIHAQATTLGLLQHHNQALSCKILTTYANLNYPNDATKVFNQIHNPDIVSWTCLITLLSRHKNPFKSVLAFSQLIRAGLRPDSYSVVAALSACGKNRDLISGMLIHGLVLKYNLGFRNQIVCNALIDMYSRNGETMVAELVFDWMLVRDVASWNSLLNGFILCNDLEASHRVFDKMPVRNAVSWSALISGYVKGKEPLVGMKLFKEMRSQGEVNPTIVTIVAVLAGCADNGGLYFGGSVHGYVKKVNLGEKNIVLNNALMNMYSKCGYHDVSVMIFNEMVERDVFSWTIMITGCAFHGKGKQALQLLSDMLESGVAPNEVTFLSALSACSHEGLFVEGQELFRNMVQCYGLKPMIEHYGCVVDLLGRAGLLEEAKILIKQMPMSPDVAIWRSFLCACLIHGELDLAEMAGEKLMKLEPDDDGVYALVSHMYCSSSRHEDGLKIRKKMRNKKIRKRPGCSWIEVNGSVHEFLAVDRSYVAATHIYRILQCINEPNREFLWLELE; this is encoded by the coding sequence atggACCGCAAGAAGTTGCTGCTTTCGGTCCTAGGAAAATATCCAAATCTTAAAAAGCTGAAGAAAATCCATGCCCAGGCAACAACTTTGGGGCTACTGCAACACCATAACCAAGCCTTGTCCTGCAAAATACTCACCACCTACGCCAATCTCAACTATCCAAATGATGCAACCAAAGTCTTCAACCAAATCCACAACCCAGACATAGTTTCATGGACTTGTCTCATTACCCTTCTCTCACGACACAAAAATCCCTTCAAATCTGTCTTAGCCTTTTCGCAGTTAATACGTGCCGGTTTAAGACCCGACAGTTATTCTGTCGTCGCTGCCTTGTCAGCTTGTGGTAAAAACAGAGATTTGATTAGTGGAATGTTAATTCATGGACTTGTTTTGAAATATAACTTGGGTTTTAGGAATCAAATTGTTTGCAATGCTCTTATTGATATGTATAGTAGAAATGGTGAAACTATGGTGGCTGAACTAGTGTTTGATTGGATGTTGGTTAGAGATGTTGCTTCTTGGAACAGTTTgttgaatggttttattttatgcaaCGATTTGGAGGCTTCTCACCGGGTATTTGATAAAATGCCTGTGAGAAATGCAGTTTCTTGGTCGGCTTTGATATCTGGGTATGTAAAAGGGAAGGAACCGTTGGTTGGAATGAAGCTTTTTAAGGAAATGAGAAGTCAAGGGGAAGTTAATCCTACAATTGTTACCATTGTAGCGGTTCTTGCTGGCTGTGCTGATAATGGGGGTCTTTATTTTGGTGGGAGTGTTCATGGTTACGTTAAGAAAGTGAATTTGGGCGAAAAGAATAttgttttgaacaatgctttGATGAATATGTATTCAAAATGCGGATACCATGATGTTTCAGtgatgatttttaatgaaatggtGGAAAGAGATGTGTTTTCTTGGACTATAATGATAACTGGATGTGCATTTCATGGGAAAGGAAAACAAGCTTTGCAGCTACTTTCTGACATGTTAGAATCAGGCGTTGCACCAAATGAGGTGACCTTTTTGTCTGCTCTATCAGCTTGTAGCCATGAAGGATTGTTCGTTGAGGGGCAGGAGTTGTTTAGGAATATGGTTCAATGCTATGGTTTAAAGCCCATGATTGAGCATTATGGATGTGTAGTGGACCTTCTTGGCCGAGCTGGGCTATTGGAAGaagcaaaaatattaattaaacaaatgcCAATGTCGCCAGATGTTGCTATTTGGAGGTCATTCCTTTGTGCTTGTTTAATCCATGGGGAATTGGATTTAGCAGAGATGGCTGGAGAGAAGCTTATGAAACTAGAACCAGATGATGATGGGGTGTATGCACTTGTGTCACATATGTATTGTAGTTCAAGTAGGCATGAAGATGGTTTGAAGATTAGGAAGAAGATGAGAAATAAGAAGATAAGGAAAAGACCTGGGTGTAGTTGGATTGAGGTGAATGGTAGTGTTCATGAATTTCTTGCTGTAGATAGATCATATGTTGCTGCTACTCACATTTATCGGATTCTACAATGCATTAATGAACCCAACAGAGAATTTCTTTGGTTAGAGTTGGAATGA